DNA sequence from the Desulfovibrio sp. genome:
GACGCCAGGGCGCTGCCCCAGAACAGCCACTGCCAGCCAAGCCACCCGGCCACAAAACCCGCCACAGGCGGCCCGCAGGCAATACCGGCGTATACGGACGATCCGCTGTAGCCAAGATAGGAGGCGCGCCGCCCCTCAGGAGCCGCCGAGGCCAGCAGGGCCAGACCGCAGGCGTTGAACATGGCTCCGCCCACACCCTGCACGAAGCGCAGCAGCAGAAACAGCGGCACAGAATTGACAAAACCCAGCAAGGCCCCGGCAAGGGCAAACAGGGCGATGCCCCACAAAAATATGCGCCGATACCCCCAGATGTCGCCCATGCTGCCGCTGGCCAGCTGAAACACAGCCAGGCCCATGGAGTAAAAGGCCCCCATGAGGCCCAGCTCGCGCGCGCTGGCATGGAGGCTTTGCCCCAGTGGCGGCAGCACGGCGTTCACTCCGGCCATCATGAACGGCATAAAAAACAGGGAGGTACACACGGCCACAAGCAGCCAGCCGTGTCCTTTTTCGATAGATGAACTCATGGCGGCAGAGTAGCCTCGAGCATGCGGGGTGGTCAATACGCCCCGCATGCCTGGTCAATTTGCGCGGTTCAGAATCTGAGCGAACGTCCTGGAGCTTTGAAAACGCATATCCTCAAAGGCAACAGGCCTAAAGCGTGCCTACGGCTTCGGCCAGCCGCAGGCACATATCAGCCTTGTTCAATGTATACAGGTGAATGCCCGGCGCGCCGGCATCAAGCAGACTGCGTATCTGCCGCACCGCGTAGTCAAGACCTACCTGCCGCACGGCTTCCGCCCCGCCATCGTTATTGGCCTTCTCAAGGGCAAGATAGAGCTTGCCAGGAATATTGGCCCCGCACAGAGAGAGCACCCGCCGCAGCGAGTCAAAACTCTGAATGGGCAGAATACCGGGGATGACTGGCGTGGCAATGCCCTGCCCGCGCAAATGGCTCACCAGGTCTTCATACTCGCGGGCGTCAAAAAATAACTGGGTCAGGGCAAAATCCGCCCCGGCGCGCATTTTTTCAGCCGTGCAGCGTCTGTCGTCCGCAAAGGTGGGCGATTCGGGATGCGGAGCGGGATAGGCAGCTACGCCTATGCCCAGGCCGGGCTGCTGCTCGCGGGCAAAGGCTACCAGATCAGAGGCATGGCGAAAGTGGGCGTTGTTCCAGTCCCATGGCTTGTCGGCGGGCGGGTCGCCGCGCAAGGCCAGCACGTTGTTGACGCCAGAAGCCTGCAAATCGTGCAAAAATGCGGCAATGGACTGCGGCTCCGCGCCCACGCATGTGAGATGCGCCATGGCAGTAATGCCCCGCCGCGCCAGCTCTGCCGTGACGGCAAGGGTATTCTGCTGACGCGCGCCTCCCGCACCGTAGGTTACTGACGCAAACAGGGGGTTGAGCGCGCGCAGGCGATCCACCGTGGCATAAAAATCAGGCAACTGGGCCGTGTCAGAAGGAGGAAAAAACTCCAAAGAG
Encoded proteins:
- a CDS encoding methylenetetrahydrofolate reductase, translated to MHIGKMIRELSAPFYSLEFFPPSDTAQLPDFYATVDRLRALNPLFASVTYGAGGARQQNTLAVTAELARRGITAMAHLTCVGAEPQSIAAFLHDLQASGVNNVLALRGDPPADKPWDWNNAHFRHASDLVAFAREQQPGLGIGVAAYPAPHPESPTFADDRRCTAEKMRAGADFALTQLFFDAREYEDLVSHLRGQGIATPVIPGILPIQSFDSLRRVLSLCGANIPGKLYLALEKANNDGGAEAVRQVGLDYAVRQIRSLLDAGAPGIHLYTLNKADMCLRLAEAVGTL